A single window of Sphingobacterium sp. ML3W DNA harbors:
- the hutH gene encoding histidine ammonia-lyase, with translation MKNMITKFQYGNDTMTSSLAIQLAKGETRGELTAQTIEKVVKSAQYVQEIVDSGNIVYGINTGFGPLCTTLISPGDTKKLQENILKSHAVGIGEPIDKLLSKLMLILKVHALAKGYSGIQLATLERILWLVEHDVIPVVPKQGSVGASGDLAPLSHLFLPLIGLGKVWYNNEIQETARVLTSFNIQPITLGAKEGLALINGTQFMAAHAVKAVSEMQNLLDNADLIATLMIEGLNGSIKPFFAQLHQLRPYKGNEYVASTIYNLLEVSEIVSSHKNCSRVQDPYSLRCIPQIHGASRHAWLHLKDTIEIEINAVTDNPIIIDRELTISGGSFHGQPIALPIDYATLAISEIGNVSDRRVYLSLEGDTPNVPKLLLKETGLNSGFMILQYSTAALASENKGLCFPSSADSIPTSLGQEDHVSMGSIGSRKLLQVINNVSKILSIELICAAQAFDFHRPLRSTTIVEAVHQEIRKVIPHVKEDQIMEEILSAAQKLISSGTLVQIANQIADEQQVPYHGLHHEYFNVY, from the coding sequence ATGAAAAATATGATAACAAAATTTCAATACGGTAATGATACGATGACCAGTTCTCTCGCAATACAACTTGCAAAAGGAGAAACCAGGGGAGAATTAACTGCTCAAACAATAGAAAAGGTTGTTAAAAGTGCTCAATATGTTCAAGAAATTGTAGATTCTGGTAATATCGTCTATGGTATAAATACCGGATTTGGTCCCCTTTGCACCACGCTAATTAGCCCTGGAGATACCAAGAAATTACAAGAAAACATATTGAAAAGCCATGCCGTCGGTATTGGGGAACCCATCGATAAGCTCTTGTCCAAATTGATGCTGATCCTAAAAGTACATGCTTTAGCAAAAGGATATTCCGGTATTCAACTAGCAACGTTAGAACGTATATTATGGTTAGTAGAACATGATGTTATTCCTGTCGTCCCCAAACAAGGTTCAGTTGGAGCTTCTGGGGATCTTGCTCCACTCTCCCATCTATTTTTACCATTAATTGGATTAGGAAAAGTTTGGTATAACAATGAAATACAGGAGACAGCACGGGTATTGACCTCATTTAACATCCAGCCGATCACACTTGGTGCAAAAGAAGGTTTAGCACTAATCAATGGCACTCAATTTATGGCGGCCCATGCTGTAAAAGCAGTATCGGAAATGCAGAACCTACTTGACAATGCTGATCTGATCGCTACTTTAATGATAGAGGGACTTAATGGGTCCATTAAACCTTTTTTCGCACAACTACACCAACTTAGACCTTATAAAGGAAACGAGTACGTAGCTAGTACTATTTATAATTTATTAGAGGTATCTGAAATTGTGAGCTCTCATAAAAATTGTTCCCGTGTTCAAGACCCCTATTCCTTACGCTGTATCCCGCAAATACATGGGGCTTCTCGTCATGCATGGCTCCATCTAAAGGACACAATTGAAATCGAAATCAATGCTGTTACCGACAATCCAATCATCATCGATCGTGAATTGACCATAAGCGGCGGTAGCTTTCATGGTCAACCAATTGCCTTACCAATTGACTATGCAACACTAGCCATATCGGAAATCGGGAATGTATCAGACAGACGTGTATACCTTTCACTTGAAGGCGATACGCCTAATGTTCCAAAATTACTCCTTAAAGAGACCGGACTCAACTCCGGATTTATGATTTTACAATATAGTACCGCGGCACTAGCAAGTGAAAATAAGGGATTATGTTTCCCTTCCAGTGCTGATAGCATTCCTACTTCACTAGGTCAAGAAGACCATGTAAGTATGGGCTCTATTGGCTCACGTAAGCTGCTTCAGGTAATCAATAATGTCAGTAAGATATTAAGTATAGAGCTAATTTGTGCAGCCCAGGCATTTGATTTTCATAGGCCCCTCCGATCGACTACCATTGTAGAAGCGGTACATCAAGAGATTAGAAAAGTTATTCCTCATGTTAAAGAAGATCAAATAATGGAGGAAATACTATCAGCTGCACAAAAACTCATTTCTTCAGGAACTTTAGTTCAGATTGCAAATCAAATTGCTGACGAACAACAAGTGCCTTATCACGGATTACATCATGAATATTTTAATGTCTATTAA
- a CDS encoding LysR family transcriptional regulator, with amino-acid sequence MSYQIELRHLYYFKVLAEELHFRKAAERLYISQPGLSRQIKQMEEIYQATLFDRGKRYVRLTGAGFYLKKEVDSLFNQIDKITRELRIMGSDDVTELRLGFIGSAVQSVLAKVLVRLKQDFPAVEVDLQELSNEMQVAKVLKEDLDFGLVRLDDFPKGLQSIPILKEHFSLVVPHDYPIQKMNFKGLGDFKNESFILFSKDYSHSYFDLVMSIFKDAAFEPHVALRTVNALTIFNLVEQGLGVAIVPASLKKGYNSKVKFIDLDHIQQRTTLSLIYNANVSHPGIDLFLDVIHKELNLTRKV; translated from the coding sequence ATGAGTTATCAAATCGAACTTAGACATCTCTATTATTTTAAAGTCTTAGCAGAGGAATTGCATTTTAGAAAAGCAGCTGAAAGGCTCTATATTTCGCAACCTGGTTTATCACGTCAGATCAAGCAAATGGAAGAAATCTATCAAGCAACTTTATTTGATAGAGGAAAGCGATACGTTCGATTAACAGGAGCAGGGTTTTATTTGAAGAAGGAAGTTGATAGCTTATTTAACCAAATTGACAAGATAACACGGGAACTTCGAATTATGGGGTCGGATGATGTCACAGAACTTCGTCTTGGTTTTATAGGATCGGCTGTACAATCCGTGCTTGCTAAAGTCTTGGTTCGGTTAAAGCAAGACTTTCCTGCCGTGGAAGTGGATCTACAAGAACTTAGTAACGAAATGCAGGTTGCCAAAGTATTAAAGGAGGATTTGGACTTTGGACTCGTTCGATTAGATGATTTTCCTAAAGGACTTCAAAGTATTCCAATCCTGAAGGAACATTTCTCCTTAGTTGTGCCCCATGATTATCCAATTCAGAAGATGAATTTTAAAGGTTTAGGTGATTTTAAAAACGAATCTTTTATTCTTTTTTCGAAAGATTATAGTCATTCATATTTTGACTTGGTCATGAGTATTTTCAAGGATGCAGCATTTGAACCTCATGTCGCTTTGCGCACGGTAAATGCATTGACGATCTTCAACCTAGTTGAACAAGGGCTGGGGGTTGCCATTGTGCCCGCATCTCTAAAAAAAGGGTATAATTCAAAAGTAAAGTTTATTGATTTGGACCATATTCAACAACGAACAACTTTATCCTTAATTTATAATGCTAATGTAAGCCATCCCGGGATTGATCTTTTTTTGGATGTTATTCATAAGGAATTAAACCTGACCAGAAAAGTTTAA
- a CDS encoding SulP family inorganic anion transporter: MNLFQHWKKDIPASIVVFFVALPLCLGVALASGAPVFSGIIAGIIGGILVGFLSKSPIGVSGPAAGLVVIVYTAINDLGSYNVFLVAVFIAGLIQIVLGILKAGVIGYYFPSSVIKGMLCAIGISIFLKQIPLAFGYSEAFSFQTFDASFITPGAIIITTISLAILIIWDNYLGKTSNIFKLLPGSLVAVMVGIIYQITIGDKNHEVFSIDQDLLVKVPVPENVSDFLGQFTLPDFANGIWNPAVWQVAFTIAIVASLESLLSVEATDKIDPLKRQTPTNRELIAQGIGNSFSGLIGGLPITQVIVRSSANAMSGGLSKLSTIFHGLLLVISVISIPAFLNLIPNAVLAAILLVIGYKLGNPKQFLDMKKLGKDQLIPFAVTVIGILATDLLKGIIVGLVVAVVVSLIKSYNNSHVMLVKEGNVFHMNFAEEVTFVNRGAIVKELDGLQPGAYLELDVRKTKILDYDIIEYLDEFKVKARNNNINIKLISERGTVDNPESFREFFGYVLVANSH; this comes from the coding sequence ATGAATCTATTTCAACATTGGAAAAAAGACATACCTGCTAGTATCGTCGTTTTTTTTGTCGCCTTACCTTTGTGTCTTGGTGTTGCTCTTGCAAGTGGAGCGCCCGTATTTTCAGGAATTATCGCAGGTATTATTGGGGGAATACTCGTAGGATTTCTTTCCAAATCGCCAATCGGTGTATCGGGACCAGCAGCTGGATTGGTTGTCATCGTATACACTGCTATCAACGATTTGGGTTCTTACAATGTATTTTTAGTCGCGGTCTTTATAGCAGGATTGATTCAAATTGTTCTTGGGATTTTAAAAGCAGGTGTAATTGGTTATTATTTTCCATCGTCGGTCATTAAGGGGATGTTGTGCGCAATTGGTATTTCTATTTTTTTAAAACAGATTCCTTTAGCATTTGGATATAGTGAAGCATTTTCTTTTCAAACTTTTGATGCTTCATTTATCACCCCTGGAGCTATTATTATTACGACTATATCTTTAGCCATCCTCATAATATGGGATAATTATCTTGGGAAAACATCAAACATCTTTAAATTATTACCAGGCTCACTTGTCGCCGTAATGGTCGGAATTATTTATCAGATAACCATTGGAGATAAGAATCATGAGGTTTTCTCGATTGATCAAGATTTACTCGTAAAAGTACCTGTTCCTGAAAATGTTTCTGATTTTCTAGGGCAATTTACGCTTCCCGATTTTGCAAATGGCATATGGAATCCCGCTGTGTGGCAAGTTGCGTTTACCATAGCAATCGTCGCATCTCTCGAATCGCTTTTATCTGTTGAAGCAACTGATAAAATAGACCCTCTAAAACGACAAACGCCAACAAACCGTGAACTTATTGCCCAAGGAATTGGTAACTCCTTTTCTGGTTTAATCGGAGGATTACCCATTACACAGGTAATCGTTCGTTCATCGGCTAATGCAATGAGTGGTGGACTTTCCAAACTATCCACTATTTTCCACGGCTTACTGCTTGTCATCAGTGTCATTTCCATTCCCGCATTCCTTAATTTAATACCCAATGCAGTACTAGCTGCAATATTGTTGGTTATTGGCTACAAACTCGGCAATCCAAAACAATTCCTTGATATGAAAAAATTGGGAAAAGATCAATTGATACCATTCGCTGTAACGGTCATCGGAATACTTGCTACAGATCTGTTAAAGGGAATTATTGTAGGATTGGTTGTCGCTGTAGTCGTGTCACTCATTAAATCGTACAATAACTCACACGTGATGTTGGTAAAAGAGGGAAATGTATTTCATATGAATTTTGCCGAAGAGGTTACTTTTGTCAATAGAGGTGCTATTGTCAAAGAATTAGATGGACTACAACCTGGAGCATATTTAGAACTTGATGTACGCAAAACTAAAATACTAGATTATGATATTATTGAATACTTAGATGAATTTAAAGTAAAAGCAAGAAACAATAATATCAATATCAAACTTATTTCAGAGCGTGGAACGGTTGATAATCCGGAATCTTTTCGAGAGTTTTTCGGTTACGTGTTAGTGGCAAATTCGCATTAA
- the metA gene encoding homoserine O-succinyltransferase has protein sequence MPVKIPDNLPAIELLKKENIFVMSDLRANEQDIRPMKVLILNLMPLKITTETDFIRLLSNNPLQVEVEFLRLDTHMSKNTPQEHLEMFYKSFSAVEDQYYDGMIITGAPVEMMPFEEVTYWDEVTRIFDWARKHVTSTLYICWASQAALYHFYGVEKTPLAEKLFGVFKHTTLDKTNPLFRGFDDEFFIPHSRHTTILKSEIEDKPEIELLSESSEAGLAILSSRGGREFYLTGHSEYAPLTLHTEYMRDVEKGLELEVPNNYYIDNDPTQAPLVRWSGHANLLFNNWLNYYVYQETPYDLNELKSLEEIRKQN, from the coding sequence ATGCCAGTCAAGATACCAGATAATTTGCCAGCTATTGAGCTACTGAAAAAAGAAAATATTTTTGTGATGAGCGATCTTAGAGCCAACGAACAGGACATCCGTCCAATGAAGGTTCTAATTTTAAATTTAATGCCATTAAAAATTACGACGGAGACTGATTTTATTCGGTTACTCTCGAATAATCCTTTACAGGTGGAAGTGGAGTTTTTAAGGCTAGATACGCATATGTCCAAAAATACGCCACAAGAACATTTGGAAATGTTCTATAAATCGTTCTCTGCTGTTGAAGATCAATATTATGATGGGATGATCATTACAGGTGCTCCCGTAGAGATGATGCCATTTGAAGAAGTTACCTATTGGGATGAAGTTACCCGTATTTTTGATTGGGCAAGAAAGCATGTAACCTCAACATTATACATTTGTTGGGCATCACAAGCAGCACTTTATCACTTTTATGGTGTTGAAAAGACCCCATTAGCCGAAAAATTATTTGGGGTATTTAAACACACTACTTTAGACAAGACCAACCCATTATTTAGGGGGTTTGATGATGAGTTTTTTATACCACACAGCAGGCACACTACAATTTTAAAATCTGAAATTGAAGATAAACCAGAGATTGAGTTACTCTCCGAATCTTCCGAAGCAGGTCTTGCTATTTTATCCTCTCGAGGTGGAAGAGAATTTTATCTGACGGGACATTCCGAGTATGCTCCACTTACGTTACATACCGAATACATGCGCGATGTCGAGAAGGGGCTAGAACTTGAGGTTCCAAATAATTATTATATCGACAATGATCCAACGCAGGCACCGTTAGTCAGGTGGTCCGGACATGCTAATTTGCTATTTAATAATTGGTTGAATTACTATGTTTACCAAGAAACCCCATATGATTTGAATGAACTCAAATCATTAGAAGAAATAAGGAAACAAAATTAA
- the mazG gene encoding nucleoside triphosphate pyrophosphohydrolase, which produces MSYPIPASESTPAAAFQRLLDVLYTLRVACPWDKKQTMESLRHLTIEELYELTDAILDEDYPEIKKELGDVMMHLVFYARIAEEENRFTIVDVLNSICDKLINRHPHVYGDIDVKNDEEVKQNWETIKLKEGNKSVLSGVPKGLPALVKAYRIQDKVRGVGFDWEDKKEVWAKVEEELAEFKAEYDIDNPEQADMSKAEGEFGDLLFSLINYARHIGINPENALERTNKKFISRFTYVEQKAEESGRKLQDMTLEEMDIFWNEAKKVTQP; this is translated from the coding sequence ATGAGCTACCCCATTCCAGCCAGCGAGTCGACTCCTGCTGCGGCATTCCAACGATTACTAGATGTTTTATACACGCTTCGTGTAGCTTGCCCCTGGGACAAGAAACAGACAATGGAATCATTACGTCATCTTACAATCGAAGAATTGTATGAACTTACAGATGCTATTTTAGATGAAGATTATCCTGAAATCAAAAAGGAATTGGGAGATGTAATGATGCATTTGGTTTTTTATGCCCGTATAGCAGAAGAGGAAAATCGCTTTACCATAGTGGATGTTCTAAATAGTATCTGTGATAAATTAATCAACCGTCACCCCCATGTTTATGGCGATATCGACGTAAAGAACGATGAGGAGGTAAAACAAAATTGGGAAACCATCAAATTAAAAGAAGGAAACAAGTCCGTATTATCAGGTGTACCAAAAGGTCTCCCTGCCTTAGTAAAAGCTTACCGCATACAGGATAAAGTGCGTGGAGTAGGGTTTGATTGGGAGGATAAAAAAGAAGTATGGGCAAAAGTAGAAGAAGAATTAGCCGAATTTAAAGCGGAATACGACATTGATAACCCTGAGCAAGCGGACATGAGTAAAGCTGAAGGCGAATTTGGAGATCTACTCTTTTCATTGATCAATTATGCTCGTCATATTGGTATCAATCCTGAAAATGCACTGGAACGTACCAATAAAAAATTCATTTCCCGATTTACTTATGTGGAACAGAAAGCTGAAGAAAGTGGACGAAAATTGCAGGATATGACCCTTGAGGAAATGGATATCTTTTGGAATGAAGCAAAAAAAGTGACCCAACCATAA
- a CDS encoding PLP-dependent aminotransferase family protein, whose protein sequence is MSSPGQIPFNSFISLDRQEETSIYIQLAQQIIQAIQRGFIPIGTKLPGSRQLAKVLSIHRNTVVAALQELEAQGWVEIKANIGSYVLKNTTKAKKNTGYAKNLNQNQYALQTGYDFEKSTILENPFESTTCTLRLDDGMPDSRLSPLQELSKFYTANLKRKKNSKYLGYSDQNRPTTFREQLCNFLNQSRGLHIQPKNLLITRSVELSTYIIAQTLLQPDDMVVVGQPSYFAANMIFQQAGAKIKSIPVDDDGIDTEALEQLCKKQQIRLLYLTPHHHYPTTVTLSSERRAIILELASTYGFAIIEDDYDYDFHYDDAPIMPMAAIDYGGMIIHTGSFGKSLAPGFRTGFIVAPENLVIELQKLLNLLDNQGDFIMEQVLSDLIAEGEIHRYLKKSVKLYKERRNYMSYLLARELNEYVDFDIPTGGLALWTTWRKEINLIQLRRQCEKSNLFLPKNILYQAKDIAAIRIGFGNLNASEMEESVAILAESLAMIT, encoded by the coding sequence ATGAGTAGTCCGGGGCAAATTCCTTTTAATAGTTTTATTAGTCTAGACAGACAGGAAGAAACTTCTATCTATATTCAATTAGCGCAACAGATTATTCAAGCTATTCAACGTGGTTTTATACCTATCGGGACAAAGCTTCCTGGAAGCCGTCAATTGGCAAAAGTGTTGTCTATACATCGGAATACGGTTGTCGCTGCGCTGCAAGAGCTAGAGGCTCAGGGATGGGTCGAGATCAAAGCGAATATCGGATCATATGTCCTGAAGAACACAACTAAAGCAAAAAAAAATACGGGTTACGCTAAAAACTTAAATCAAAATCAATATGCTCTTCAGACGGGGTACGATTTTGAAAAAAGCACCATCTTAGAAAATCCATTTGAATCGACCACATGTACATTACGATTGGATGATGGTATGCCCGATAGTAGACTTTCTCCATTACAGGAACTTTCTAAATTTTATACGGCCAATCTTAAGCGGAAAAAAAACTCAAAGTATCTCGGCTATTCAGATCAAAATAGACCTACAACTTTTCGGGAGCAATTGTGCAATTTTCTAAACCAAAGCAGAGGTTTACATATTCAACCTAAAAACCTATTGATAACACGTTCTGTTGAGTTGAGCACTTATATCATCGCGCAAACACTATTACAACCCGACGATATGGTTGTTGTTGGCCAACCGAGCTATTTTGCAGCCAACATGATTTTTCAGCAAGCTGGAGCCAAAATAAAGTCCATACCTGTGGACGATGATGGAATCGATACAGAGGCTCTTGAACAACTATGCAAAAAACAACAAATCAGACTCCTATATCTAACACCCCATCACCATTACCCCACAACAGTAACCCTAAGTTCAGAAAGAAGGGCAATAATTTTGGAATTGGCTTCAACCTATGGCTTCGCAATCATTGAGGACGATTACGACTATGACTTTCATTACGACGATGCTCCGATAATGCCAATGGCTGCAATTGATTATGGTGGAATGATTATTCATACCGGTAGCTTTGGAAAGTCTTTAGCCCCAGGTTTTCGTACTGGTTTTATCGTTGCACCTGAAAACCTAGTTATTGAATTGCAAAAACTTTTGAACCTATTGGATAACCAGGGCGATTTTATAATGGAACAGGTGCTCAGTGATTTGATAGCAGAAGGTGAAATACATCGGTATCTAAAAAAATCGGTTAAACTCTATAAGGAACGCCGTAATTACATGAGCTATCTGCTAGCACGGGAACTTAATGAATATGTGGATTTTGATATTCCTACCGGCGGTCTTGCATTATGGACTACATGGAGAAAAGAAATCAATTTAATCCAACTGCGTAGACAATGTGAAAAATCAAATCTCTTTCTTCCAAAAAACATACTGTACCAAGCAAAAGATATTGCTGCAATCCGGATTGGCTTCGGTAATTTAAATGCCTCGGAAATGGAAGAAAGCGTGGCAATTCTAGCCGAATCATTAGCTATGATCACATAA
- the dnaE gene encoding DNA polymerase III subunit alpha, whose protein sequence is MLLNLHSYFSLRHGTLSLDELLAGMLANGYDTAVLTDINNSTGSLDFIRKGQKKGVNILAGMEFRQDDTCCFIAIAQNERGFSEINAYRTQLNLEGTKVPLQAPEFKEVFIIYPLQRMGVFGLKDYEYIGIRPSERGKAMFMDKQQLSKAVILAPVTFRKADHTLHRQLRAIDHNLLISQLSEDQVAPIDEVFLPKAKLMSHYADLPQLLHNTHRLLAECRFQMDFEGVKNKATFTGNRYNDKQLLIKYTEDGFGHRYDKKDPIARQRIARELEIIEELNFSSYFLITDDICRYARHRDYHYVGRGSGANSAVAYCLGITDVDPIALKLPFERFLNPKRKSPPDFDVDFSWKERGDMYDYIFNRYQDGRTALMGAMSTFRSRSILRELGKVYGLPKGEIDRLVHQPEHMLNKNEVTNTILSVYNRMADFPNQRTIHASGVLISEQPLVNYCALDYPPKGLPTMQFDMYVAEDIGFEKFDILSQRGIGHIKDCREIVKINQGITIDTREPKRFFEDPKIAEQLRSANTIGCFYIESPAMRQLITKLKCDDYLTLVAASSIIRPGVASSGMMGAFIQRHNNPSQVVYPHPVFKEQLEETYGVMVYQEDVMKIGNAYGGLDMADADVLRRMMSGKYRNKDHLIKIEDKFFDHCKKQGYPEQTSREIWRQMESFAGYSFNKAHSASFAVESYQSLYLKTYFPLEFMVSVLNNYGGFYNRKVYVNEARVAGANICLPCVNRSEYLTIIQGRDIYLGFDGMQHFESKQAESIINERLHNGPYTSLPQFVKRTGIGLEQLILLIRVGALRSFGSGKKEMLWEAHLLLSKHAKTNPTAELFEVNSRKPVLPALESHIHEDYYDEMELIGFCVSGTLFDLARSDFRGDVQARELINHVGQTVRMVGDFVAEKFVKTKRRELMKFGTFLDSEGKFFDTVHFPPSLVQYPLLGAGIYLIEGKVVQEFGCPSLEVIRCAKMPLQPDPRSV, encoded by the coding sequence GTGCTCCTTAATCTACACAGTTATTTTAGCCTGCGTCACGGTACCTTGAGTCTCGATGAGTTGTTGGCCGGCATGCTTGCCAATGGCTATGATACCGCCGTGCTCACCGATATCAACAACAGTACGGGTTCCCTCGACTTTATCCGCAAAGGCCAAAAGAAAGGGGTCAATATTCTGGCGGGTATGGAGTTCCGTCAAGACGACACCTGCTGCTTCATCGCCATTGCGCAGAACGAGCGCGGTTTCAGCGAAATCAATGCCTACCGCACGCAGCTCAACTTAGAAGGGACGAAAGTCCCCCTGCAAGCACCCGAATTCAAGGAAGTGTTCATCATCTATCCTTTGCAACGGATGGGAGTATTTGGGCTCAAGGACTATGAATATATCGGTATCCGTCCGTCCGAGCGGGGCAAGGCTATGTTTATGGATAAACAGCAACTGTCCAAAGCCGTCATACTTGCACCCGTTACTTTTCGAAAGGCTGATCATACGTTACACCGTCAGCTGCGTGCCATCGATCATAACCTGTTGATATCACAGCTCTCTGAAGATCAAGTGGCACCCATTGATGAGGTGTTCTTACCTAAAGCCAAACTAATGAGTCATTATGCCGATCTACCGCAGCTTCTGCACAATACCCATCGACTGTTGGCGGAGTGCCGCTTTCAGATGGACTTCGAAGGTGTTAAGAACAAAGCGACCTTTACCGGCAATCGATACAATGACAAGCAGCTACTGATCAAGTACACTGAAGATGGATTTGGCCATCGCTACGATAAAAAAGATCCAATTGCAAGGCAGCGTATTGCGCGTGAGCTAGAGATCATCGAGGAACTCAATTTTTCGAGCTATTTCCTTATCACCGATGATATCTGCCGTTACGCCAGACATCGCGACTATCATTATGTCGGCCGTGGTTCCGGAGCTAACTCCGCCGTTGCTTATTGTTTGGGTATCACGGATGTTGATCCTATTGCACTTAAATTGCCATTCGAGCGTTTCCTCAATCCCAAGCGGAAAAGTCCACCCGATTTCGATGTCGATTTTAGCTGGAAAGAGCGCGGCGATATGTACGATTATATCTTCAACCGCTATCAGGATGGCCGCACCGCACTGATGGGAGCGATGAGTACTTTCCGTTCACGGAGCATCTTGCGCGAGCTCGGCAAAGTATATGGTCTCCCAAAAGGAGAGATCGATCGGTTGGTGCACCAACCCGAGCATATGCTCAATAAAAACGAAGTGACTAATACCATCTTGAGCGTATACAACCGCATGGCCGACTTTCCCAATCAGCGTACTATCCACGCCTCCGGGGTGTTGATATCCGAGCAGCCACTGGTCAATTACTGTGCACTTGACTATCCACCCAAAGGGTTGCCGACCATGCAGTTCGATATGTATGTCGCAGAGGATATCGGGTTCGAAAAATTCGATATCCTGTCCCAGCGGGGCATCGGGCATATCAAGGACTGTCGCGAGATCGTCAAGATCAATCAGGGGATTACCATCGATACGCGAGAACCGAAGCGTTTTTTTGAAGACCCCAAGATTGCCGAGCAGTTGCGCTCTGCCAATACCATCGGTTGCTTTTACATCGAGAGCCCCGCTATGCGTCAGTTGATTACCAAACTCAAGTGCGATGATTATTTAACCTTAGTTGCAGCATCATCCATCATCCGACCCGGAGTGGCCAGCAGTGGTATGATGGGGGCATTCATCCAGCGCCACAATAATCCCTCACAAGTTGTTTATCCACATCCGGTGTTCAAAGAGCAGCTGGAGGAGACCTATGGTGTCATGGTCTATCAAGAGGACGTGATGAAGATCGGTAATGCCTACGGAGGACTGGATATGGCCGATGCCGACGTGCTGCGTCGAATGATGTCCGGTAAGTACAGGAATAAGGATCATTTGATTAAGATCGAAGATAAATTCTTTGATCACTGTAAGAAACAGGGCTATCCCGAACAAACCAGTAGAGAGATCTGGCGTCAGATGGAGAGTTTCGCAGGTTATTCCTTCAATAAGGCCCATTCTGCATCCTTTGCCGTGGAGAGCTATCAGAGTCTATACCTTAAGACCTATTTTCCGTTGGAATTTATGGTCAGCGTACTCAACAATTATGGTGGCTTTTATAATAGAAAAGTCTATGTCAACGAAGCTCGGGTGGCAGGGGCTAACATCTGCTTACCCTGCGTCAATCGATCCGAATATCTGACCATCATCCAGGGACGAGACATCTATCTGGGCTTTGATGGTATGCAGCACTTTGAATCCAAGCAGGCCGAGTCAATAATCAACGAACGCTTGCATAATGGACCCTATACCAGTTTACCACAGTTTGTGAAACGTACTGGCATCGGTCTGGAACAACTTATCCTGCTGATCCGTGTCGGCGCATTGCGTAGTTTTGGGAGTGGTAAAAAAGAAATGCTCTGGGAGGCCCATTTGCTATTGAGCAAGCATGCAAAAACCAACCCTACCGCCGAATTGTTTGAAGTCAACAGTCGTAAGCCCGTTCTGCCAGCTCTGGAAAGTCATATCCACGAAGACTATTACGATGAGATGGAGCTGATCGGCTTTTGTGTCAGCGGTACGCTGTTCGATCTGGCAAGGAGCGACTTTCGGGGCGATGTGCAGGCCCGTGAACTTATCAACCATGTCGGGCAGACCGTCCGGATGGTAGGCGATTTTGTAGCCGAGAAATTTGTCAAAACCAAACGGCGCGAACTGATGAAGTTCGGGACCTTTCTGGATAGTGAGGGCAAGTTCTTTGATACCGTGCATTTTCCACCCTCGTTGGTGCAATATCCTTTACTTGGGGCAGGTATCTACCTGATAGAAGGCAAGGTGGTGCAGGAGTTTGGCTGTCCATCCTTGGAAGTTATCCGCTGTGCCAAGATGCCTCTGCAGCCCGATCCACGGAGTGTGTAG